From one Pecten maximus chromosome 8, xPecMax1.1, whole genome shotgun sequence genomic stretch:
- the LOC117333774 gene encoding alpha-(1,3)-fucosyltransferase C-like — MNRNSYRLTAVYVVIGIIGIFLLQYLKNSIASRETLSAMHQQYSKSASNITFSLSALIGKTGKQMKNIYFYNPQFFHVFGDWILDTWGTAKKFEGCPVSDCIVTKGNIAMDQIDAIIFKPRDMDQCPPSKPPGQVWIFAEFESPSYFFKTKCFYDLKNKVNWTMTYRRDADFTLEHGYFRKSNQPKYSNKDLDDIFASKSKTAVVFISHCPVKSERLKFVKLLQSHGIQVDVFGSCGTILKECDNKLRYQACFNISGILQPDCFNFVLPQYKFYLSFENSICLDYTTEKSLHRVMQHPIIPVIRDGSNTSLLHPPHSYLNTDDYKSVKELAEHMKMLADNKTAYLEYFKWKQHYYSEDMYLEWNAAFCRICERLHNPENYRRIYGNIAAWHISPREQNACKNPTDLNP, encoded by the coding sequence ATGAATAGAAACAGCTACAGACTAACAGCTGTTTATGTTGTTATCGGCATTATCGGGATATTTCTATTACAATATCTTAAAAACTCCATTGCGTCCAGGGAAACATTGTCTGCAATGCATCAGCAATACAGCAAATCAGCAAGTAATATCACATTTTCTCTCAGCGCCTTGATCGGCAAGACAggaaaacaaatgaaaaatatttatttctataatCCCCAGTTTTTTCATGTGTTTGGTGATTGGATTTTAGACACCTGGGGGACAGCTAAGAAATTTGAAGGTTGCCCTGTATCAGATTGTATTGTAACCAAGGGAAACATAGCAATGGACCAAATAGATGCCATTATATTTAAGCCAAGAGACATGGACCAATGCCCACCAAGCAAACCGCCTGGACAAGTTTGGATATTTGCTGAATTCGAGAGTCCTAGCTATTTTTTTAAAACGAAATGTTTTTATGATCTAAAGAATAAAGTGAATTGGACAATGACATATCGGCGGGATGCAGACTTTACTCTTGAGCATGGCTACTTCAGAAAAAGCAATCAACCGAAATACAGCAACAAGGATCTGGATGATATTTTTGCAAGTAAAAGCAAGACGGCAGTGGTTTTCATTAGCCATTGTCCAGTAAAAAGTGAAAGATTAAAATTTGTCAAACTCCTGCAGTCCCATGGTATACAAGTTGACGTCTTTGGCTCATGTGGAACAATATTGAAAGAGTGTGATAATAAACTTCGCTATCAAGCATGTTTCAACATATCAGGGATTCTTCAACCTGATTGCTTCAATTTTGTTCTACCACAATATAAGTTTTACCTTTCGTTTGAAAATTCTATTTGTTTGGATTACACAACAGAAAAATCTCTTCATCGTGTTATGCAACATCCGATCATACCAGTAATACGCGATGGCAGTAACACATCCTTGTTACATCCTCCTCATTCCTACCTAAACACAGACGATTACAAATCTGTTAAAGAGCTTGCTGAGCATATGAAGATGTTGGCTGACAACAAGACAGCTTACTTGGAATATTTCAAATGGAAACAGCATTACTATTCGGAGGATATGTACTTGGAATGGAACGCAGCATTTTGCAGGATATGTGAAAGACTTCACAATCCGGAAAATTATAGACGCATTTATGGTAACATTGCAGCTTGGCACATTTCACCAAGAGAACAAAATGCATGCAAAAACCCTACAGATCTCAACCCATGA
- the LOC117332714 gene encoding RNA-binding protein FUS-like isoform X2, translating to MADASQYSYSTSAGQPASYSYGSYGTSTDATSYQQQQPAAAATYGQQQPAAYGQQGYTGYDQSAYSQAPQSAATTQPASYTAPESYGQSSAGQPQAYGSYGQQGYTQPASTDYSQSQTTPSYSSGYQQQQQQPATSPTASYGQQGYGGGQQSSGGYNSGSSGGGGGSSYGGGSSYGGGSQSSYGGGGGGGGGGGGGGGSYGGHGGSSYGSGRGGGSSYDDRRNNRGGGGSSYGGGRGGYNKGFGGGKSTVMASMTYYSFSYLITTVYLC from the exons CTACTCCTACGGGAGTTACGGCACATCAACAGATGCCACTTCttaccaacaacaacaaccagcagcagcagcaacataTGGACAACAG CAACCAGCAGCCTATGGTCAACAGGGATACACTGGTTATGATCAGAGTGCTTATTCACAGGCCCCACAGTCTGCGGCCACAACACAACCTGCTTCATATACTGCACCAGAAAGTTATG GTCAAAGTTCAGCAGGACAACCACAAGCTTATGGTTCATATGGACAACAGGGTTACACCCAACCTGCCAGCACAGACTATAGCCAGTCACAAACGACACCCTCTTACTCGTCAG gttaccagcagcagcagcaacaaccaGCAACAAGTCCAACTGCTTCATATGGCCAGCAGGGTTATGGTGGTGGACAGCAATCATCAGGGGGTTATAACTCTGGTAGCAGTGGAGGGGGCGGGGGGTCTAGTTACGGTGGGGGATCCAGTTATGGTGGAGGATCACAGTCCAGCTACGGAGGTGGTGGTGGCGGAGGAGGGGGCGGCGGTGGCGGCGGCGGTTCCTACGGTGGCCATGGTGGAAGCTCCTATGGATCAGGCAGGGGTGGCGGCAGCTCATATGATGACAGACGTA ACAACCGAGGAGGTGGCGGATCAAGCTATGG CGGAGGTCGCGGAGGTTACAACAAAGGTTTTGGTGGTGGTAAGTCCACGGTCATGGCTAGCATGACTTATTACAGTTTCTCTTATCTTATTACCACTGTATACTTGTGTTAG
- the LOC117332714 gene encoding glycine-rich cell wall structural protein 1.0-like isoform X1, with protein MADASQYSYSTSAGQPASYSYGSYGTSTDATSYQQQQPAAAATYGQQQPAAYGQQGYTGYDQSAYSQAPQSAATTQPASYTAPESYGQSSAGQPQAYGSYGQQGYTQPASTDYSQSQTTPSYSSGSYGGQQSYGSSSYGDSSQQSYGQQSGYQQQQQQPATSPTASYGQQGYGGGQQSSGGYNSGSSGGGGGSSYGGGSSYGGGSQSSYGGGGGGGGGGGGGGGSYGGHGGSSYGSGRGGGSSYDDRRNNRGGGGSSYGGGRGGYNKGFGGGKSTVMASMTYYSFSYLITTVYLC; from the exons CTACTCCTACGGGAGTTACGGCACATCAACAGATGCCACTTCttaccaacaacaacaaccagcagcagcagcaacataTGGACAACAG CAACCAGCAGCCTATGGTCAACAGGGATACACTGGTTATGATCAGAGTGCTTATTCACAGGCCCCACAGTCTGCGGCCACAACACAACCTGCTTCATATACTGCACCAGAAAGTTATG GTCAAAGTTCAGCAGGACAACCACAAGCTTATGGTTCATATGGACAACAGGGTTACACCCAACCTGCCAGCACAGACTATAGCCAGTCACAAACGACACCCTCTTACTCGTCAG GTTCATATGGCGGTCAACAGAGTTACGGTTCATCTTCCTACGGTGACAGCTCGCAACAGTCTTATGGTCAACAGTCAG gttaccagcagcagcagcaacaaccaGCAACAAGTCCAACTGCTTCATATGGCCAGCAGGGTTATGGTGGTGGACAGCAATCATCAGGGGGTTATAACTCTGGTAGCAGTGGAGGGGGCGGGGGGTCTAGTTACGGTGGGGGATCCAGTTATGGTGGAGGATCACAGTCCAGCTACGGAGGTGGTGGTGGCGGAGGAGGGGGCGGCGGTGGCGGCGGCGGTTCCTACGGTGGCCATGGTGGAAGCTCCTATGGATCAGGCAGGGGTGGCGGCAGCTCATATGATGACAGACGTA ACAACCGAGGAGGTGGCGGATCAAGCTATGG CGGAGGTCGCGGAGGTTACAACAAAGGTTTTGGTGGTGGTAAGTCCACGGTCATGGCTAGCATGACTTATTACAGTTTCTCTTATCTTATTACCACTGTATACTTGTGTTAG